A genomic window from Flavobacterium phycosphaerae includes:
- a CDS encoding NRDE family protein, protein MCTVSFVNAGGKIIITSNRDEKTIRPNALQPMHYHINNKKIIFPKDQKAGGTWYAIDEHSNVLVLLNGAEEKHELKASYRKSRGLIVLELIGSESPITAWESIDLDHIEPFTLVLFENQKLYQLRWNEIAKETKALDTDTSHIWSSSTLYSNAIRVQRADWFHTFLETKTTVTEEELFYFHRYTEAENTEHGLVINRNDRLKTLSITQTVIEKNKVDIHYADLLAQKEYATTFISI, encoded by the coding sequence ATGTGCACAGTAAGTTTTGTTAACGCTGGCGGCAAGATTATCATTACGTCCAATCGTGATGAAAAAACAATCAGGCCCAATGCGCTCCAGCCGATGCACTATCACATTAATAACAAGAAAATTATTTTTCCCAAAGACCAAAAGGCAGGAGGGACTTGGTATGCCATTGATGAGCATTCGAATGTTTTGGTTTTGCTCAATGGTGCCGAAGAAAAGCACGAGCTAAAAGCATCCTATCGAAAAAGCCGAGGGTTGATTGTACTGGAATTGATAGGAAGCGAATCCCCAATAACCGCATGGGAATCCATCGACTTAGACCATATTGAGCCTTTCACTTTGGTACTTTTCGAAAATCAGAAACTGTATCAGTTGCGCTGGAATGAAATAGCCAAAGAAACCAAAGCGTTAGATACCGACACCAGTCATATCTGGTCGTCGTCTACTTTGTATTCAAATGCTATCAGAGTCCAAAGAGCCGATTGGTTTCACACTTTCCTCGAGACCAAAACCACAGTGACCGAAGAAGAATTATTCTATTTTCATCGCTACACCGAAGCTGAGAATACAGAACATGGATTGGTAATCAACAGAAACGATAGGCTGAAAACGTTAAGCATTACCCAAACTGTTATCGAAAAAAACAAAGTTGACATACACTATGCCGATTTACTGGCCCAAAAAGAATACGCTACTACTTTCATATCCATTTAA
- a CDS encoding DinB family protein, giving the protein MKTNIQKQPIMLIPAIHKTLNELTDLLSQLSDDDYCCPCHDLSNATIGEHTRHIIEMFQCLESQYESGTVNYDKRQRDYRIQTNSTFAQNCIADLLLQLGKPNKKLYLQQLVDNEELLIESNYHRELLYNLEHCIHHQALIKVALIQSGTSIVDDNFGVARSTIEYRKQCAQ; this is encoded by the coding sequence ATGAAAACAAACATTCAAAAACAACCAATTATGCTCATTCCCGCTATTCACAAAACCCTAAACGAGCTGACCGATTTACTGTCGCAGCTTTCGGATGATGACTATTGTTGTCCCTGTCACGACCTGAGTAATGCCACTATCGGAGAACACACCCGCCACATTATTGAGATGTTTCAGTGTCTCGAAAGTCAATATGAAAGCGGTACCGTCAATTATGACAAACGTCAAAGGGATTACAGGATTCAAACCAATAGTACTTTTGCTCAAAACTGTATAGCTGACCTTTTACTTCAGTTGGGTAAACCCAATAAAAAACTCTACTTGCAACAACTGGTTGATAACGAGGAGTTATTAATAGAGAGTAATTACCATCGCGAATTGTTATATAATTTGGAACATTGCATCCACCATCAGGCACTTATTAAAGTGGCACTCATTCAATCAGGAACCAGTATTGTTGATGATAATTTTGGTGTGGCTCGCTCCACTATTGAATACCGTAAACAATGTGCACAGTAA
- a CDS encoding DoxX family protein gives MKNPTFIWIIKLIAVIILVQTLFFKFTGAEESVYIFTKLGIEPFGRIGSGVVELIASILILIPRTTLLGALLGLGTMAGAIFSHIFVLGIDVQNDGGTLFALAVITLLCCLILVYNQKHKIPDLLRLKF, from the coding sequence ATGAAAAACCCAACTTTTATTTGGATTATCAAACTCATCGCAGTAATAATCTTAGTGCAAACCTTATTTTTTAAATTCACCGGAGCGGAAGAAAGTGTTTATATTTTTACCAAACTGGGCATTGAACCTTTTGGACGAATTGGCTCCGGAGTAGTAGAGTTGATAGCTTCTATTCTGATTTTAATTCCAAGAACAACTTTGCTTGGTGCGCTTTTGGGATTAGGAACGATGGCGGGAGCGATATTTTCTCATATATTTGTGTTAGGAATTGACGTGCAAAATGATGGTGGGACTTTGTTCGCTTTAGCCGTAATTACATTACTCTGTTGTTTGATTTTGGTTTATAATCAAAAACATAAAATCCCGGATTTGTTACGGTTGAAATTTTAG
- a CDS encoding YHS domain-containing (seleno)protein codes for MKKTVFLLLVTLMSVAGFTQNATKRTTQFNLEKGVALQGYDPVAYFTQKKAVKGKSSITSTYEGVTYYFTSQADKDLFLKNPASYEPQYGGWCSYAMGSTGEKVEVDPETFKIVDGKLNLFYNAFFNNTLKSWNKDEAGLKKKADANWRKINN; via the coding sequence ATGAAAAAAACAGTATTCTTACTTTTGGTTACCTTAATGTCGGTGGCAGGATTTACTCAAAATGCAACCAAACGAACTACTCAATTCAATTTAGAAAAAGGTGTGGCACTTCAGGGTTATGATCCGGTGGCGTATTTTACCCAAAAAAAAGCAGTAAAAGGGAAATCATCAATAACCTCGACTTATGAAGGTGTTACCTATTACTTTACTTCACAAGCAGATAAAGACTTGTTTCTGAAAAATCCGGCAAGTTACGAACCACAATACGGCGGATGGTGTTCCTACGCCATGGGATCTACCGGCGAAAAAGTAGAGGTTGACCCAGAAACATTTAAAATTGTGGATGGTAAACTAAACTTGTTCTACAACGCTTTCTTCAATAACACACTCAAATCATGGAACAAAGACGAAGCTGGGTTGAAGAAAAAAGCAGATGCCAATTGGAGAAAAATCAATAACTAA
- a CDS encoding YHS domain-containing (seleno)protein, whose protein sequence is MKKLVLAVIIVLASMGASGQNQFLTNGVAIKGYDPVAYFESNKAIEGNKAISTNFNEAIYYFSTEQNKTLFLKNPAQYVPQFGGFCAYGVSEGHLSPTEPEAFTLVDGKLYLNYNLKVKELWSKDREARIVRANENWVKGIAK, encoded by the coding sequence ATGAAAAAATTAGTTTTAGCAGTAATCATTGTGCTGGCTTCAATGGGAGCTAGCGGACAAAATCAATTTCTAACCAACGGAGTAGCGATCAAAGGCTATGATCCGGTGGCCTATTTTGAAAGTAACAAAGCTATTGAAGGCAACAAAGCCATCAGCACTAACTTTAATGAGGCTATTTATTATTTCTCGACTGAGCAGAACAAAACTCTTTTCTTGAAAAACCCTGCTCAATATGTGCCACAATTTGGAGGTTTTTGTGCTTATGGCGTTTCAGAAGGACATCTTTCTCCGACCGAACCGGAAGCCTTCACTTTAGTTGATGGTAAATTGTATCTAAATTATAACTTGAAAGTAAAAGAATTGTGGTCAAAGGACCGAGAAGCAAGGATTGTCAGAGCCAATGAAAATTGGGTAAAAGGTATAGCCAAATAA
- a CDS encoding DM13 domain-containing protein has product MKKILLLLTTMALFSSCQEEGPLTSDNAITTIVPEAVLKYVGTFEPTGGITVTGEAKIYLENGVYKLQLEDFTISDGPDLKVYLSKSNTPTDFVNLGNLTSQTVYAIPTSVDVAAYSHVLIHCQQYNHLFAIAPLTQN; this is encoded by the coding sequence ATGAAGAAGATTTTATTGTTACTAACCACAATGGCTCTTTTCTCGTCTTGCCAAGAAGAAGGGCCACTGACCAGCGATAACGCTATTACGACTATTGTACCCGAAGCGGTTTTGAAATATGTTGGAACTTTCGAGCCTACCGGGGGAATAACAGTTACCGGTGAAGCTAAAATTTATCTAGAAAACGGAGTGTACAAACTTCAATTAGAAGATTTTACCATTTCTGATGGTCCGGATTTGAAAGTGTATTTATCCAAATCCAATACACCGACAGATTTTGTCAATTTGGGGAATCTTACTTCTCAAACCGTATATGCTATTCCGACTTCGGTAGATGTTGCAGCTTATTCGCATGTGTTGATTCATTGCCAACAGTACAATCATTTATTCGCTATAGCTCCTTTAACTCAAAACTAG
- a CDS encoding Crp/Fnr family transcriptional regulator has product MSQIKQLCIITGFKKAKKGDIIYFSSSDVPRVFLLKKGNIKIVSIDEDGNETIKDIIQKGDLFGELELDSDRNSNEYAKALTDEIIICSFLLSDFEDLLLRNPSLALSYTKFVGLKMKRIKNNYANLISKDAKTRLLTFLKDWAERDGKQEGNRVVIENYLTQTDIAQIICTSRQTATLLLNELEEKGLMHYGRKEIIIEDISKL; this is encoded by the coding sequence ATGTCACAAATCAAGCAGTTGTGTATCATTACCGGTTTTAAAAAAGCCAAGAAAGGTGATATTATTTATTTCTCTTCTTCGGATGTACCTCGTGTTTTTTTACTCAAAAAAGGGAATATCAAAATTGTTTCTATAGATGAAGACGGAAACGAAACCATTAAAGATATCATTCAAAAAGGGGATTTGTTTGGCGAATTAGAACTTGATAGCGACCGCAATTCCAATGAATACGCCAAAGCGCTGACAGATGAAATCATCATTTGCAGCTTTCTGTTGTCCGATTTTGAAGATTTATTGTTGCGCAATCCGAGTTTGGCCTTGTCCTATACCAAGTTTGTTGGCTTAAAGATGAAGCGCATCAAAAACAATTACGCCAATTTAATTTCCAAAGATGCTAAAACCCGCTTGCTTACTTTCCTAAAAGACTGGGCAGAGCGAGACGGTAAACAGGAAGGTAACCGAGTAGTAATTGAAAACTATCTTACCCAAACGGATATTGCCCAAATCATTTGCACTTCGCGTCAAACGGCTACCTTATTATTAAACGAATTAGAAGAAAAGGGCCTGATGCACTATGGAAGGAAAGAAATTATCATAGAAGATATTTCGAAACTTTAA
- a CDS encoding acyl-CoA dehydrogenase family protein, translating into MDFNLTEEHLMIQQAARDFAQAELLPGVIERDEHSKFPTEQVKMMGELGFLGMMVDPKYGGAGLDSVSYVLAMTEIAKVDASAAVIMSVNNSLVCAGMEKYCSEEQKMKYLVPLAKGEVIGAFCLSEPEAGSDATSQKTTAVDMGDYYLLNGTKNWITNGSTASTYLVIAQTDIEKKHKGINAFIVERGCEGFEIGPKEKKMGIRGSDTHSLMFTDVKVPKENRIGADGFGFAFAMNVLNGGRIGIASQALGIATGAYELALKYSHERKAFGKEIFHHQAIAFKLADMFVKVTAAKLLVMKAACEKDEGKDIAHSGAMAKLYASEIALEVANEAVQIHGGNGYVAEYHVERMMRDSKITQIYEGTSEIQRIVISRGLVS; encoded by the coding sequence ATGGATTTTAATTTAACCGAAGAACACTTAATGATTCAACAAGCAGCTCGTGATTTTGCTCAGGCTGAATTGTTGCCGGGCGTAATTGAAAGAGACGAACATTCAAAATTCCCAACAGAGCAGGTGAAAATGATGGGCGAACTTGGTTTCCTCGGAATGATGGTAGATCCTAAATATGGTGGTGCCGGATTAGACAGTGTTTCTTATGTTTTGGCCATGACCGAAATCGCCAAAGTAGATGCTTCGGCAGCCGTAATCATGTCGGTGAACAATTCCTTGGTTTGTGCCGGAATGGAAAAATACTGTTCGGAAGAACAAAAAATGAAATACTTAGTGCCGCTAGCCAAAGGAGAAGTAATAGGCGCTTTCTGTTTGTCAGAGCCGGAAGCGGGTAGTGATGCTACTTCGCAAAAAACTACGGCAGTCGATATGGGCGACTATTATTTGCTTAACGGAACTAAAAACTGGATTACCAACGGCTCTACAGCTTCGACTTATTTGGTCATTGCTCAAACCGATATAGAAAAAAAACACAAAGGAATCAATGCCTTTATCGTAGAAAGAGGATGTGAAGGTTTTGAAATTGGTCCCAAAGAAAAGAAAATGGGAATACGAGGAAGTGATACACACTCTTTAATGTTTACCGATGTAAAAGTACCGAAGGAAAACCGAATCGGAGCTGATGGTTTCGGATTCGCTTTTGCCATGAATGTATTGAACGGTGGACGAATCGGGATTGCTTCACAAGCTTTAGGAATTGCTACAGGCGCTTACGAATTGGCTTTAAAATATTCGCACGAACGTAAAGCATTCGGAAAAGAAATCTTTCATCACCAAGCTATAGCTTTCAAATTGGCAGATATGTTTGTTAAAGTTACGGCTGCCAAATTATTAGTAATGAAAGCCGCTTGTGAAAAAGACGAAGGAAAAGACATCGCTCACTCAGGGGCTATGGCCAAATTATATGCTTCCGAAATTGCTTTGGAAGTGGCTAACGAAGCAGTACAAATTCACGGCGGAAACGGTTATGTAGCCGAATACCATGTGGAACGTATGATGCGTGACTCCAAAATCACTCAGATATACGAAGGAACATCAGAAATTCAAAGAATTGTAATTTCAAGAGGTTTGGTTTCCTAA
- a CDS encoding anhydro-N-acetylmuramic acid kinase has translation MFKETYHVIGVMSGTSLDGIDLAHIHFTVDEGKWTYKIQESETISYDENWLNKLRTAVDFSEEELRKLNNDYTLLLGNVIKAFIQKYSIQNLEAVCSHGHTILHQPQNGFTLQIGNLPNIAEIVGERVICNFRVQDVQLGGQGAPLVPIGDKILFAEYDYCLNLGGFSNVSFEQEEKRIAFDISPVNTVLNFYANQLGLTYDDKGSIARSGNLDTDVLNELNALEYYHKAYPKSLGFEFVKTVVLPLLEKYPIATADKMHTFTEHIALQTALALPKKEGKIFITGGGAYNTFLIERMQYHLPDMELIIPDAKTLEYKEALIFGLLGVLKLRGEINVLSSVTGAKENHSSGFIF, from the coding sequence ATGTTTAAAGAAACCTATCATGTTATCGGAGTGATGTCAGGAACTTCCCTGGATGGCATCGATTTAGCACACATTCATTTCACAGTAGATGAAGGCAAATGGACCTATAAAATCCAGGAAAGCGAAACTATTTCGTATGATGAAAATTGGTTAAACAAATTAAGAACCGCGGTAGATTTTTCGGAAGAAGAACTCCGGAAACTAAATAATGATTACACCCTTCTCTTAGGAAACGTCATTAAAGCTTTTATCCAAAAATACTCTATTCAAAACTTGGAGGCGGTTTGCAGCCACGGCCATACCATTTTACACCAACCTCAAAACGGATTCACTTTGCAAATTGGCAATCTTCCTAATATAGCAGAAATTGTTGGCGAAAGAGTCATTTGTAATTTTAGAGTTCAGGATGTACAATTGGGCGGACAAGGCGCACCTTTGGTTCCTATAGGCGATAAGATTTTATTTGCCGAATATGATTACTGTTTGAATTTGGGTGGTTTTTCGAATGTGTCGTTTGAGCAAGAGGAAAAGCGCATTGCTTTTGATATTTCGCCGGTCAATACGGTGTTGAATTTTTATGCGAATCAATTGGGATTAACTTACGATGATAAAGGCAGCATTGCCCGTTCCGGAAACTTGGATACCGATGTATTAAACGAATTAAACGCTTTAGAGTACTATCATAAGGCATATCCAAAATCACTCGGCTTTGAATTTGTAAAGACTGTAGTTTTGCCTTTACTTGAAAAATATCCTATAGCAACAGCAGATAAAATGCACACTTTTACCGAACACATTGCTTTACAAACGGCTTTGGCTTTACCCAAAAAGGAAGGCAAAATATTCATCACCGGCGGTGGTGCTTACAATACTTTTTTAATCGAAAGGATGCAATACCACTTACCCGATATGGAGTTGATTATTCCTGATGCTAAAACATTAGAATACAAAGAAGCTCTGATTTTTGGACTGCTTGGTGTCTTAAAACTCAGAGGAGAAATTAATGTATTGAGTAGCGTAACCGGGGCAAAGGAAAATCATAGTTCCGGATTTATTTTTTAA
- a CDS encoding Glu/Leu/Phe/Val dehydrogenase, with the protein MKELLKKFENKQPEIVFNWKDSETEAEGWTVINSLRGGAAGGGTRMRKGLDMNEVLSLAKTMEVKFSVSGPAIGGAKSGINFDPNDPRKKGVLQRWYKAVSPLLKSYYGTGGDLNVDEIHEVIPFTEECGVWHPQEGVFNGHFKPTEADKINRIGQLRQGVIKVIENPKFSPDVLRKYTVADMITGYGVAEAVRHYYHIYGGDVHGKKAIVQGFGNVGSAAAFYLAEMGAHVIGIIDRDGGIIKEEGFTFEEIKRLFLNKDGNKLVAQNMIPFAEINAKIWTLGADIFAPCAASRLVTKDQIDHLINNGLEVISCGANVPFADKEIFFGSIMEETDSKVSLIPDFISNCGMARVFAYFMEKKVQMTDEAIFYDISETIKKALDKAHALNADKKNISATAFEIALKQLV; encoded by the coding sequence ATGAAAGAATTACTCAAAAAATTTGAAAACAAACAACCTGAAATAGTTTTTAACTGGAAAGATTCAGAAACTGAAGCAGAAGGATGGACAGTGATTAACTCGCTTCGAGGCGGAGCTGCCGGCGGCGGAACCCGCATGCGAAAAGGACTAGACATGAACGAAGTATTATCGCTTGCCAAAACTATGGAAGTAAAATTCTCTGTTTCCGGTCCGGCGATTGGCGGGGCGAAATCGGGCATCAACTTTGACCCAAATGACCCTCGCAAAAAAGGCGTTTTACAGCGTTGGTACAAAGCCGTTTCTCCTTTATTAAAAAGTTATTATGGTACCGGAGGCGACTTAAATGTAGATGAAATTCACGAAGTAATCCCGTTTACCGAAGAATGTGGGGTTTGGCATCCGCAGGAAGGGGTTTTTAACGGGCACTTCAAACCGACTGAAGCAGATAAAATCAATCGCATTGGCCAATTACGCCAAGGTGTTATCAAAGTAATCGAAAACCCGAAATTCTCTCCTGATGTGTTGCGAAAATATACCGTGGCTGATATGATTACCGGTTATGGTGTAGCCGAAGCGGTGCGTCATTATTATCATATTTATGGTGGCGATGTGCATGGTAAAAAAGCCATAGTGCAAGGTTTTGGAAACGTAGGATCTGCAGCGGCTTTTTATTTGGCCGAAATGGGAGCTCATGTAATTGGTATCATTGACCGTGACGGTGGAATTATCAAAGAAGAAGGGTTTACTTTTGAAGAAATTAAACGATTGTTTTTAAACAAAGACGGCAACAAACTAGTAGCACAAAACATGATACCTTTTGCCGAAATCAATGCGAAAATATGGACCCTTGGTGCTGATATATTTGCGCCATGTGCCGCTTCAAGATTAGTAACCAAAGACCAAATTGACCATTTAATCAACAATGGTTTAGAGGTAATTTCGTGTGGTGCTAATGTACCGTTTGCCGATAAAGAAATCTTTTTTGGCAGCATCATGGAAGAAACCGACAGCAAAGTGAGTTTGATTCCCGACTTTATTTCGAATTGTGGGATGGCCCGAGTTTTTGCTTACTTTATGGAGAAGAAAGTGCAAATGACTGACGAAGCTATTTTCTATGACATTTCAGAAACCATCAAAAAAGCCTTGGACAAAGCACACGCTTTGAACGCTGACAAGAAAAACATCAGCGCAACCGCTTTTGAAATAGCACTGAAACAATTAGTTTAG
- a CDS encoding energy transducer TonB translates to MSFELSNEDKKSLGITTVVYALLILLLFFLRFWPPADMKIMGGGGGGGIEMNFGDSDYGMGDNYKSEVLNVKDQAKTTPVAPTPEEDIISDDNSDANDAVVPKHETVKKTPVVIKKDIPKPAPEKPKVSKNANDALSSILGNKGGDGDDNKGGNKGSANGNLNSKGYYGNGSGSGTGGGNGSGNGTGSGSGTGSGNGSGNGGGNGSGSGYSLGNRKALNKPQPNYTCQEQGRVAVQVTVDRNGNTISVTPGVQGTTNTAKCLLDQARIAAMNTKWSPADSNAPETQVGKIIYTFSLN, encoded by the coding sequence ATGAGTTTTGAACTATCAAATGAGGATAAAAAGTCTTTAGGCATTACTACCGTAGTCTACGCTTTGTTGATTCTTTTGCTTTTCTTCCTGCGTTTTTGGCCTCCGGCAGATATGAAAATTATGGGCGGTGGTGGCGGTGGCGGTATCGAAATGAACTTTGGCGACAGTGATTATGGTATGGGCGATAATTACAAAAGCGAAGTGTTGAATGTAAAGGATCAAGCGAAAACTACTCCTGTGGCCCCAACTCCGGAAGAAGATATTATCTCCGATGACAATTCAGACGCTAATGATGCTGTAGTGCCCAAACACGAAACCGTAAAGAAAACGCCGGTTGTAATTAAAAAAGACATTCCTAAACCCGCACCCGAAAAACCAAAAGTTTCCAAAAACGCTAATGATGCTTTATCCAGCATACTAGGCAACAAAGGTGGCGATGGCGATGATAACAAAGGTGGTAATAAAGGAAGTGCTAACGGCAATTTGAACTCCAAAGGATATTATGGCAACGGTAGCGGAAGCGGTACAGGCGGCGGTAATGGCTCTGGAAACGGAACGGGCTCAGGAAGCGGAACCGGTTCAGGAAATGGCAGTGGCAATGGCGGCGGTAACGGAAGTGGTTCGGGGTATTCCTTAGGCAACCGAAAAGCATTAAACAAACCACAGCCTAACTACACTTGTCAAGAACAAGGAAGAGTGGCTGTACAAGTAACTGTTGACAGAAATGGAAATACAATAAGCGTTACTCCGGGAGTTCAGGGAACCACAAACACAGCAAAGTGCCTACTCGATCAAGCCAGAATAGCTGCAATGAATACAAAATGGAGTCCTGCAGACAGCAATGCTCCCGAGACACAAGTCGGAAAGATTATTTATACGTTCAGTTTGAACTAA
- a CDS encoding ExbD/TolR family protein — translation MAIKRNKRFHAEVATSSLSDIMFFLLLFFLIISTLANPNVIRMTLPKSKTNEKTNKQLITLSVTEEKRFFVDKEEVGFDQLEATLLSKMNPAKDLTVIIRIPATMQVQDLVDVLQIGVKNKLKFVIATSPK, via the coding sequence ATGGCTATAAAGCGAAATAAACGATTTCATGCAGAAGTCGCTACTTCCTCTTTGAGCGACATTATGTTCTTTTTGTTGTTGTTTTTCTTAATCATTTCGACATTAGCCAATCCTAATGTTATTCGAATGACCTTGCCAAAGTCGAAAACGAATGAAAAGACCAACAAGCAATTAATCACGCTTTCGGTAACGGAAGAGAAGCGATTTTTTGTGGATAAAGAAGAAGTGGGTTTTGACCAATTAGAAGCCACATTGTTGTCAAAAATGAATCCGGCAAAAGACCTGACGGTAATTATTAGAATTCCGGCCACAATGCAAGTCCAGGATTTGGTTGACGTGTTGCAAATAGGAGTGAAGAACAAGCTCAAGTTTGTGATTGCTACCAGTCCTAAATAA
- a CDS encoding MotA/TolQ/ExbB proton channel family protein: MSTFLQLQVDTLAQAIPSAAPTNAALTNEVSVLEFIFKGGLFLIPIAILLFYTLYLIFERYLYIHKAAKIDTHLMSDVRNHLNNANIEMAVSSAERSGNAQGTIIKEGVLTIGRHINEIESNMERAANIEIGYMEKRLGQLGLIAGIAPTLGFIGTISGVIKIFYSISVTEDISIGNISGGLYEKMISSGAGLIVGIIAYSAYHLFNGKIDNFSLAIQKQVLEFINIIQRPNGYKAK, from the coding sequence ATTAGTACATTTTTGCAGTTACAAGTTGATACCCTAGCACAAGCTATTCCTTCAGCGGCTCCAACCAATGCTGCTTTAACCAATGAAGTTTCAGTTTTAGAATTTATTTTTAAAGGAGGGCTTTTCTTAATTCCGATTGCCATTTTATTATTCTACACTCTTTACCTCATTTTTGAACGCTATTTGTATATTCACAAAGCGGCCAAAATCGATACCCATTTGATGTCGGATGTGCGCAATCATTTAAATAATGCTAATATTGAAATGGCAGTATCTTCGGCTGAAAGAAGCGGTAATGCTCAAGGAACTATCATTAAAGAAGGTGTGCTTACCATTGGAAGACACATCAACGAAATCGAATCTAATATGGAGCGTGCTGCTAATATTGAAATTGGCTATATGGAAAAGAGATTGGGTCAATTGGGTTTAATTGCCGGAATTGCTCCTACACTAGGATTCATCGGAACGATTTCGGGAGTTATTAAAATTTTCTACAGCATTTCAGTAACAGAAGATATCAGTATCGGAAATATTTCCGGTGGACTTTATGAAAAAATGATTAGTAGTGGTGCCGGGCTTATTGTTGGTATTATTGCCTATAGTGCTTACCACTTATTCAATGGGAAAATTGATAATTTTTCGTTGGCAATTCAAAAGCAAGTATTAGAATTCATCAACATAATTCAAAGACCAAATGGCTATAAAGCGAAATAA
- a CDS encoding bifunctional folylpolyglutamate synthase/dihydrofolate synthase, with the protein MNYKETLDWMFNKLPMYQTQGATAYRKDITNTVLLANHLENPERHLRCIHVAGTNGKGSTSHLLASVLQEAGYKVGLYTSPHLKDYRERISINGTYISEDYVCDFMNKNKPFFETHELSFFEMTVGLAFDYFVKEQTDINIIEVGMGGRLDSTNIITPLVSVITNIGLDHTQFLGTTLEAIAFEKAGIIKPNIPVVIGEYVAETKPVFETKAKETNSEIYFASDLISETYPSALLGDYQTQNKKTVLQTIKVLNQKQLLSISEDAIKDGFLNVIKNTRLQGRWQQLSSNPKIICDTAHNAHGISIVMKQLQKEKFDQLHIVLGVVNDKNLEEILPLFPKEAKYYFCRPNISRGLDAQILKEKAKDFELKGEIYNSVSKAYDNSRENATSNDFIYVGGSTFVVAEIL; encoded by the coding sequence ATGAACTATAAAGAAACCCTAGATTGGATGTTTAACAAATTGCCAATGTACCAAACACAAGGCGCCACGGCTTATCGCAAGGATATTACCAACACCGTTTTGTTAGCCAATCACTTAGAAAATCCTGAACGCCATTTGAGATGTATTCATGTAGCCGGAACCAATGGCAAAGGCTCTACTTCCCACCTGCTTGCTTCGGTTTTACAAGAAGCCGGCTATAAAGTTGGATTGTATACCTCTCCGCATTTAAAAGACTATCGGGAGCGCATCAGCATTAACGGAACATATATTTCTGAAGACTATGTTTGTGATTTCATGAATAAAAACAAACCCTTTTTTGAAACCCACGAATTGAGTTTTTTTGAAATGACCGTGGGTTTAGCCTTCGATTATTTTGTCAAAGAACAAACCGACATCAATATCATTGAAGTGGGCATGGGAGGGCGATTAGATTCCACCAACATCATCACGCCATTGGTTTCTGTAATTACTAATATCGGATTGGATCATACCCAATTTCTTGGCACTACGTTGGAAGCCATTGCTTTTGAAAAGGCCGGTATCATTAAACCGAATATTCCTGTTGTCATTGGCGAATATGTAGCAGAAACCAAACCTGTTTTTGAAACAAAAGCCAAAGAAACAAATTCTGAAATATACTTTGCTTCCGATTTAATTTCCGAAACCTATCCCTCGGCATTGCTGGGTGATTATCAAACACAAAATAAGAAAACCGTATTGCAAACGATAAAGGTTCTGAATCAAAAACAATTGCTTTCCATTTCAGAAGACGCTATTAAAGATGGTTTTTTGAATGTGATTAAAAACACCCGACTCCAAGGAAGATGGCAACAATTAAGCAGTAATCCGAAAATCATTTGCGATACAGCACACAACGCCCATGGCATTTCCATTGTGATGAAACAACTGCAAAAAGAAAAATTTGACCAACTGCACATCGTATTAGGCGTAGTAAACGACAAAAATCTGGAAGAAATTCTGCCATTATTTCCCAAAGAAGCAAAATATTATTTTTGCAGACCAAATATTTCTCGCGGATTAGATGCTCAAATTTTAAAAGAAAAAGCCAAAGACTTCGAACTTAAAGGCGAAATATATAATTCTGTTTCAAAGGCTTATGACAACAGTAGAGAAAACGCCACGTCAAACGACTTTATTTATGTAGGCGGAAGTACATTTGTGGTTGCAGAAATTTTATAA